A genome region from Halorubellus sp. JP-L1 includes the following:
- a CDS encoding DUF2391 family protein — MVGRRKRYALADTAQQLVGGFLLAGPFVVTEEVWVLASNMTVLHALVTTGIVFAIGYGALYKADDERDPDQEAEVAGIPVRFVSLMLVAFGSVTILALAFSAPTTFLVGEDAILGETAPSTMDLATNTLKAVSVGAIFSVVGAATADSVF, encoded by the coding sequence ATGGTCGGCCGACGGAAGCGGTACGCGCTCGCCGACACCGCCCAACAGCTCGTCGGCGGGTTCCTGCTCGCGGGCCCGTTCGTCGTCACCGAGGAGGTCTGGGTACTCGCGTCGAACATGACGGTCCTGCACGCACTCGTCACCACCGGCATCGTGTTCGCGATCGGGTACGGCGCGCTCTACAAGGCCGACGACGAACGCGACCCCGACCAGGAGGCCGAAGTCGCCGGCATCCCCGTCCGATTCGTCTCCCTGATGCTCGTCGCGTTCGGCTCCGTCACCATCCTCGCGCTCGCGTTCTCCGCCCCCACGACGTTCCTCGTCGGCGAAGACGCGATCCTCGGCGAGACCGCACCGAGCACGATGGACCTCGCGACGAACACGCTCAAGGCTGTGAGCGTCGGCGCCATCTTCAGCGTCGTCGGGGCCGCCACCGCCGACAGCGTCTTCTAA
- a CDS encoding MaoC family dehydratase, producing MPVASVGDTAGATKTITRTDIEAYADLVGDTNPIHVDDDYAEATMFDGRVAHGMLSAGVVSAALADLAGDVVYLSQDLQFEAPVHPGDTVTATADVVEDVGNDQLRVQTTVVTGDDTDEPTTVLSGDAIVMSVPHDPQPAEPESTGSESEPADSESEPEAETCDD from the coding sequence ATGCCAGTTGCGTCCGTCGGCGACACCGCCGGCGCCACGAAGACGATCACGCGAACGGACATCGAAGCGTACGCCGACCTCGTCGGCGACACGAACCCGATCCACGTCGACGACGACTACGCCGAAGCCACAATGTTCGACGGCCGCGTCGCCCACGGCATGCTCTCCGCCGGCGTCGTCTCCGCCGCCCTCGCCGACCTCGCGGGCGACGTCGTCTACCTCTCCCAGGACCTCCAGTTCGAGGCGCCCGTCCACCCCGGCGACACCGTCACCGCGACCGCAGACGTCGTCGAGGACGTCGGAAACGACCAGCTCCGCGTCCAGACGACCGTCGTCACCGGCGACGACACCGACGAGCCGACGACCGTCCTCTCCGGGGACGCCATCGTCATGAGCGTCCCCCACGATCCCCAACCGGCCGAACCCGAGTCTACCGGCTCCGAATCCGAACCGGCCGATTCCGAATCCGAGCCGGAAGCCGAGACCTGCGACGACTGA
- a CDS encoding alpha/beta fold hydrolase: MPRVRNDGVGIAYDVDGPPDAPVVAFCEGLGYGRWMWRFQRERLSAYRTIAFDNRGTGESDAPEDPGAYSIAAFASDLEAVLDAEGVESAHVVGASMGGMTAQRYARDYDRATSLTLLCTSHGGPESVPIPEETQARMFSVPADADEREAIRHKMRPAMTESFWTGNRDLIEDVVDWRLASDASDAARNMQAEAVLAFDSTPWLGEVEVPALVLHGTGDRVLPVENGRQVHEHLPESDLELYEGGSHLFFVEEPDAVTDGLRAHVDRIEAADEAGNGVGDAEA; this comes from the coding sequence ATGCCACGGGTTCGGAACGATGGAGTGGGTATCGCGTACGACGTCGACGGGCCGCCGGACGCGCCCGTCGTCGCGTTCTGCGAGGGACTGGGCTATGGGCGGTGGATGTGGCGGTTCCAGCGCGAGCGCCTCTCGGCGTACCGGACGATCGCGTTCGACAACCGGGGGACTGGCGAGAGCGATGCGCCCGAGGATCCCGGGGCGTACTCGATCGCGGCGTTCGCGAGCGACCTGGAGGCCGTGCTCGACGCGGAGGGCGTCGAGTCGGCGCACGTCGTCGGCGCGAGCATGGGTGGGATGACCGCGCAGCGGTACGCTCGCGACTACGACCGCGCGACGTCGCTGACGCTCCTGTGTACGAGCCACGGCGGTCCGGAGTCCGTCCCCATCCCGGAGGAGACGCAGGCGCGGATGTTCTCGGTGCCAGCGGACGCGGACGAGCGCGAAGCGATCAGGCACAAGATGCGGCCGGCGATGACGGAGTCGTTCTGGACCGGAAATCGGGACCTGATCGAGGACGTCGTCGACTGGCGCCTGGCGTCGGACGCGAGCGACGCGGCGCGGAACATGCAGGCGGAGGCGGTGCTGGCGTTCGACTCGACGCCGTGGCTCGGCGAGGTGGAGGTGCCGGCGCTCGTCCTGCACGGCACCGGCGACCGCGTGCTACCCGTCGAGAACGGTCGACAGGTCCACGAGCACCTCCCGGAAAGCGACCTGGAACTGTACGAGGGCGGCTCGCACCTGTTCTTCGTCGAGGAACCGGACGCCGTGACCGACGGCCTCCGGGCGCACGTCGACCGCATCGAGGCGGCGGACGAGGCCGGGAACGGAGTCGGGGACGCAGAGGCATGA
- a CDS encoding class I SAM-dependent methyltransferase — MSVREEFDAWAADGRDKGMEDRHWHTAKHALARMPVEAGDVVLDLGCGSGYAGRALKDADDAGRVYGLDGSPEMTRNARGYTDDADVGYVVGDFGSLPFADDSVDHVWTMEAFYYASDPEETLREVGRVLRPGGTFYCAVNYYEENVHSHDWQDSIGVEMTRWSRDEYRAAFRDAGFVVAEQDTIPDRDIEIPDESEFPSDDWETREAMTERYREYGTLLTVGVAP; from the coding sequence ATGAGCGTTCGCGAGGAGTTCGACGCGTGGGCGGCCGACGGCCGCGACAAGGGCATGGAGGACCGACACTGGCACACGGCGAAGCACGCGCTGGCGCGGATGCCGGTGGAGGCCGGGGACGTCGTCCTCGACCTGGGCTGCGGGAGCGGGTACGCCGGACGTGCGTTGAAGGACGCCGACGACGCGGGCCGGGTGTACGGGCTGGACGGGTCGCCGGAGATGACGCGGAACGCGCGCGGGTACACGGACGACGCGGACGTCGGGTACGTCGTCGGGGACTTCGGGAGTCTGCCGTTCGCGGACGACAGCGTCGACCACGTCTGGACGATGGAAGCGTTCTACTACGCGAGCGACCCCGAGGAGACGCTCCGGGAGGTCGGGCGAGTGCTGCGACCGGGCGGGACGTTCTACTGTGCGGTGAACTACTACGAGGAGAACGTCCACAGTCACGACTGGCAGGACTCGATTGGCGTCGAGATGACGCGGTGGAGTCGCGACGAGTACCGTGCGGCGTTCCGCGACGCGGGCTTCGTCGTCGCAGAGCAGGACACCATTCCGGACCGCGACATCGAGATCCCCGACGAGAGCGAGTTCCCCTCCGACGACTGGGAGACGCGCGAGGCGATGACGGAGCGCTACCGCGAGTACGGGACGCTGCTGACCGTCGGCGTCGCCCCGTAG